A region of Oscillospiraceae bacterium DNA encodes the following proteins:
- a CDS encoding TIGR01906 family membrane protein translates to MKKAISILCTLAFFFLIIAAMYTVVCGVGLNTGFYNKEYAELNTAADLGMSHDDLMKSTVTLIDYIKGNRDDMVVNATIDGVQREVFNDREKAHMVDVAALFGGWNVYKTVCLVASPLIFAAAVFIVRENRLRFFARRYIEGAAIFFVILIAAGIWALIDFNSLWVNFHLLFFHNDLWMLDPYTSVMINMFPEQFFNDMVLRIILLTAASVLIPLVVSIVCLVKKKKGD, encoded by the coding sequence ATGAAAAAAGCGATTTCGATTCTCTGCACACTTGCGTTTTTCTTTCTGATTATCGCCGCGATGTACACGGTTGTCTGCGGCGTCGGATTGAATACCGGATTTTATAACAAAGAATACGCCGAGCTCAACACCGCTGCCGACCTCGGAATGTCTCACGATGATTTGATGAAATCTACCGTTACCCTGATTGATTATATCAAAGGAAACCGGGACGATATGGTTGTAAACGCAACTATCGACGGCGTTCAACGTGAGGTCTTTAACGACCGCGAAAAGGCGCATATGGTTGATGTGGCGGCGCTGTTCGGCGGCTGGAACGTTTATAAAACCGTCTGTCTGGTCGCCAGTCCGCTGATCTTTGCGGCTGCGGTTTTTATCGTACGCGAGAACCGGCTTCGCTTCTTCGCAAGACGCTATATCGAGGGCGCGGCGATTTTCTTTGTGATTTTGATTGCGGCGGGAATTTGGGCTTTGATCGACTTCAATTCGCTCTGGGTGAATTTTCACCTGCTGTTTTTCCATAACGACCTGTGGATGCTCGATCCCTACACCAGCGTCATGATCAATATGTTCCCCGAGCAGTTTTTCAACGATATGGTTTTGCGCATCATCCTCCTGACAGCCGCCTCCGTATTGATTCCGCTGGTTGTTTCGATTGTGTGTTTGGTAAAAAAGAAAAAAGGTGATTAA